The window GTGGAGGACGACCGGGTCATCGGTCCGGGCGTCAACACATCGTCCATCACCATCTCCATGCTTGCGGCGGCCGAGGCTTTCGTCAAGTCCGGCATCGAGCCGGAGCATGACCTGATTTTCGCGGCCGTCGCCCAGGAAGAGACCGGCCTGATGGGCATGAGAAAGATCTACGCCGATACCCGGGACGGCGCTCTCGGATTCATCGATATTCTCGGCGACGGCCGATCGATCTCCTACGGGGCCATCGGCATCCATTGGTGGAAAGTCGCGGCCTCGGGACCGCCGGGGCACTCGCTGGGCGGAGGATTACCCAACGTCAACCAGGGGATCGGACGGGCGGTCGATCGGATCCTGTCGCTTCCCCATCCGGCCCGCGAGACGGCTTTGCGAACGGTGGTCAATGTGGGCATTCTGCGAAGCGGGGCGGTTTTCAACCACAAACCGGAAAACGGCTGGTTCTCGCTCGACATCCGTTCCCTGGACATGGGCGTGATCGCGGCCGTCGAAGAGACGGTGCGGGCCGTCCTCGACGAGGTCTCTGCGGAAACCGGGATTGCTTTTCAAATGGAGCCTTTTCAGCTGACCCCGGGCGGCCAGATTCCGGACGCCGTCAACTCACCGCTTGTTGAGACCGCGGTTGACGTCTCACGGCATCTGGGATACGAGCCCCGGCTCGGCAACGCCGGTTCCTCGAACATGAATATCGCGATCGGCGGCGGCACGCCGGCCATCGGACTCGGCGGATCGCGGGGAGGACAACGGGGATTTCCGGACGAGTGGGCCGATATCCCGGCCATGGTCCGCTCGGCGAAACACGTCTTCCTTCTCGCCGCCGCTCTGGGCGGCGCCGCGAATCCCGGCCTTCCGAATGCCCGTTTTTCGTCGGGACGGCCGTCCCGATAGAATCGGGCTCAGTCCGGACTCAGGCGAAGCGGGTCAGAAGTTCCTCAAGCTCGGCCGCGACGCGCGGACCCATCGGGCGGCATTTTGCCCGGTCTTCTTCCTTGATGACGATGCACTCGCAGCGCAGGGGATATTCGCTTTTCCACCACTCCCAGAATTCCTTGGCGACGGCGGAACAGAGTTTCTTGGCCTCGCGGCGTTCCAGGGGCATTTTCCCGTCCGCCATTCCGACGGCCATTATGCCTCCGGTCAAAAATCCGCAGAGGTCTTTCTGGCCCAAGCCGCCTCCATACGCCGCGGAGGCCCAGACCGTCTTTTCGTCGAGTTCCAGGCGACGCAGCGCGACGAGGAGCATGGCCTCGGCGCAGGAATAGCCGTGCCCGAAATAGCCGTCGATCTCCGAGGCCATGACCGACTTTTTCAGGCGTTCCCACTCCTCGGGGGAAAACAGTTCGGTGATGGGGATTTTCGGCTTGTCCTGCCCGGCGACGAGGGTTTGCGAAAAGACGGCGGGCGCCGCCGCCAGGCCGGATAACGTCCAAAGAAAATCCCGCCTTGAAAAATCCTTGATCTTTTTGTTGTTCATCATGATTGACTCCATCCCTTAACGTGTTGACTTGGACATCAAGGACACCTTTCGGGTGTCTGTTCCGCCTTTTTCGGAAACGGACCGGATGACGACTTCGGCCGGTTTTTTCCCCGTCGCCCGGACCATCCATTCCACCGTGACGGGTTCGGACCGGTTTCCGGGAAGGTGGCCGAGGTCGATCGCCTCGCTTCCCGCCGCAAGTTCAGCGCCGTTCAGGGCGATCACGGCTTTCACGGTTTTGGCCGTGCCGTTGTTGACGGCCTGTTGCGTGACGTTGGAGGGAAGGAAACCCTGGTTCTGGATGGACGCGGAGACCTTAAAATAGCCGGCCTCTCCCGGGGCGACCTTGACGTCCGTGATCCGGACGAACGGCGACATGGCGATCAGATAGAGATTCCATTGGGTATGTTTTTCCAGAAGGTCGAAATAGAACGGATGAGGGAGGGTCATCAGGTTGGTGTATCTTTGGTATTCCGTGTCCCAGAGCTTGCTGATGAATCCCCCGATTTCGATCCGGCCCAGCTGAGGGTGGTCGTAAGGCTCCCAATCCACGAAGATCCGGCCGTCCATCTCGGTGTCGTTCCAGCGCAGTCTCTCGAGATCCGTCACCCGGCCGTCTTCGTCATCGTCACAGAAGTGATGAAGGGATCCCATTTCCGGCACCCAGCTGATCACGCCGAAGTGATAGTAGGCCCAATCCATCATCACACCCCAGATGGCGCCGTGGCGCGGCGGACCGCCCCGTCCGAAAACCTTGCGGACCGGCTGCTTGTTGATGAGTTCGCTGTACTTGTTTCCGAACATCTGGTAGACGGCCTCGTCTTCGGGAGGGAAGAATTCCTCTTCACCTGTTACGGGATTGAAGATGCGGTTGCTCGGCGGCCGGTAAAGGAAGTTTCCGGCCATGTGGTGGTTGACGACGCCCGTGATATTGGGGTGGGCGAGCAGGAAATCGGCCACGGCCCGGGTTTCCGGTTCGGAGAGGGGATAGAGTCCGCCCCGCGGCTGAAGATAGTCCTGCTGCCATTGGGCCGGCCAGTTGCGGTTGATGTCCAGTCCGCCGACGCCGTCCTCGTTGAAGCGGCCGTCGCTGTCGTTGTCGATGCCTTCGCTGTAGACTCTCCACTCGCCTTTTTCATCCTCTTTGGCCCGCACCAGAAGGCGCGGATCATCGGGCGAGGTCTTCCAGGGCCCGGTCTCGTCTCTCACCCGCATCTGGGTGATGTGACCGTCTCCGTTCAGATCCTCGGGCGGATCTTCATCGAAGAGTCCGTCGCCGTCGTCGTCATAGGGACGGACGCTGCTCCGCATGCCGTCGGGCCTGGTGAGATAATGATCGGAGCCGTCCGGGTTGAGCTTGGGCATGATATAAGTGGTGCGGGTGTTCACGATATGGGTGATTGCGGGATCTTTTCCGTACTGCCTGACCATGGTGTCGATCTGCTTGAGACAGACCTCTGCGCCCATGACTTCGGAGGCGTGCAGATTGCCGTCGATCCAGAAACCGGGTTTCTCGGCCGGCTTTCCGTTTTTTTGATGGGTGATTTCCAGGACGAGAAGATCTTTCCCCAGATAGCTCTTGCCGATCGTGTGGAGCCGCGCGATGTGGGGATAGGTTTTCACGACCCATTTCAAGTAGGCGACGACCTCGTCGTTGAGATGATTGCGATGGAAATTGAGCTCGCCTGTCTCCGGTGGCGAATCGGCTCCGGCGGCGGCCGGGATTGAAACCAGCAAAGCCAGGATCACCGCGATAAGTTTGACTTGGGTTGACATCCTTTTCCTCCTTGTCGTCCGTCAATTCCGTCCGGGATTTTCGTGTTCAAGATACTCGCGTATCCAGGTATCCCACGGCGAAAGCCATCTCAGCCCCGGGTCTCCGATCGGGGCGCCGGGCGGCGCCGCAGGGAAGGCCGGCATCCGGAACGATTCCGCGGGCCTTTCAAGAAAACGTGTGATGTCAGCACTCACAAGCCTGAAGTGCGCCGTGTCGTCATCCGTGCCGTCTTTGCGTTTGAGACGGTCGCGCAGCCTCTCCAGCCGGTGTGAGACGATCGCGCGGACCTGGGGCAGAGACGCCGTTGCGGCCAGAACCATCAGTCGATCGGCGATCACCCGTCCGGTTCCCCGGGCGATCTCCGCTTCATAGGCGTTTGAAGAACGGGTGTCGAAACCAACTTCGATCAGACGGTCGACGGCCTCGCCGAGTCCCGGGAGGTTGGGGTCGAGAGCTTTCTGGGAGACGAGCCGGGCCGCCCTCTCCGGATGAAGAATCATCGATACGGTCAGATCGGCGCTCACCAGGGCCGGCGCGAGAGGATCGAAAACCAGGCCGGTCGTCCGCGGGAAAAGCTCGCGATGACGTCCGAAACCGCTCGGCCGAGGCGGCAGCTTCTCGAGGATCGATGCGGGAAGAGCCAGTTCCGAGGGCCGGAGCGTGCCGAGGACGGCCTCGAGCGCCGCGTGCTGCCGGCCGGCCGAAACGGGCGTCTTCATCGGATCGCGGCCGTCACCCCGGATGGCATAGACATACTCGAGTCCTCCGAGCGCGGAGATGGCCGCTTCGGTCTGATAGCGATGGTGAAGGTAGAGCGGGACAAGCGCCTCTTCGATGAGCGCCAGCGGCCGACCGCGCCGTACGGCGTTTTCGCCGAAACGATCGAGCGCCGCCCGGCGGACCTTCATCATTCGAACGAGTCCTTCGGCCGCATCGACGCCGTTCGCCCAGGCGTCGACGCGGGGGTGAAGATCGACATCCTGGTTGCTCAGGTAAATCAAGTCGCGCTCCCGGGCCTGATCGATGAGATCGTCGAGCGCCTTGTCCTCGTCGACTCCGGGAGGAAAGTGCCGGTAACCCCAGGCGACGGCGACTTTGTCCCACTCGCCGATGCCCTCGGAATAGGCGTCGGAGAGGTCGATCGTGCCGTCGTCGCGAAGTGTCACAAGCGGATGCGGATATTCCATCACCGAAATGCGGCCGCGTGTGCTTTCGTAATAGTTGTGGCCGAAGCCGATGGCGTGTCCGACTTCATGGGCCGAGAGCTGGCGCAGTCGCGCCAGGGCCATGGCCTCGAGTTCGGGCGGAGTTTCATCGCCTGTTATGTAGGGCGAAAGCAGCCCCTCGGCCATCAGGTAGGTCTGGCGGACGCGGAGCGAACAGATCGTGACATGTCCTTTGATGATTTCTCCGGTCCGGGGGTCGGTGACGCCTCCGCCGTAGCTCCAGCCGCGCGTCGAACGATGGACCCACTGAATCATGTTGTATCGGACGTCGAGACTGTCGGCGTCCTCGGGCAACAGTTCCACCCGGAATGCGTTGCGGAAACCCGCCGCCTCGAAGGCCTGGTTCCACCAGGCCGCGCCTTCAATGAGGGCCGTTCGCATCGGTTCGGGAGCGCCGCGGTCCACGTAATAAATGATCGGCTTTACGGGATCGCTGATGTCCGCGGCCGGATCCTTCTTTTCGAGCCGGTGCCGGCGGATGAAGGACTGCGTGATCGGTTCGCCGAGCGGAACGGAGGCGTCCTCATAGCTTATGGCGCCGAAGCCGGACCGGGGGTCAAAGCGGCGCGGTTTGAAGCCGTCGTCGGGAAGCTCCACGAGCGAGTGGCGCTGCCGCACCGTCACCGCATCCGCCGATGGGGCCACGTAACCGAGGGCTCCCTTCTCGAAGCCTCCGCCGGCGCCGGTTGTGACGCCGTCGGCGACGAAGGTGAGCGTGACCTCCATCTCGGTGTTTTTCGGAAAGACCTTCGTCCGCGGCATGTCCACGGCGCTTCGCGACCGGTCGAGCCGGAAGACGGCCGGGCGAAGCCGATGGACGACACCGTGGGCGTCGCGAAGGAGGAAGTCGGTGGCATCCACCAGGACGCGCTCCCGGGTTTCGGCCGCGACACGGAATCCCCAAAGAATGGACGTCGCGAAGGAATCCTCCACGGCGCGCCGCGCATCCGCGTCGCCGTGGGCCGCCCGGAACCGCGTGTTCGGTTGAACCATCAGAATTTGGGGTCCCACGCGCCGGAACTTGACGAGCCGTGTTCCTCCGAGCTGTCCCCGGTCCAGGCCGATGTCGTTCGATCCGACTCCCGCGGACAGGGCGCTGATATAGAGAAGCTCGGTCTCAAGCTTCGGGATCTCAAGCCACAGTATGCCGGCCGTTTCATCCCAGTAGAGCGGGAAAAAACCGTCCCGTTTCACCATGCCGGCCGTCTTTTCCTCGATTTTGGGTACGGCCCATGCCGCGGTCGGCAATGACACTGCCGATATCACGGCAAAAACGGAAATGAGGATCAGTCCTCGGCTGAGTAAGGGGCGAGTTATGGCCACGGAAACCTCCTGACGGAATCGATTCGGATCGGACGTGACGAAGGATAAACCATCGCTTAAAAAGATGTCAACGAATAGTGAACTTGAACACCCAGGCCTCCCGGCAGGGCGGGGATTTCCTCACGGCCTCGGGGATTCGGATTCTGAAGCCGCGGCCGGTTTTTTCCCATGTCAGGGTTCCCGCGGCGCCGAGCAGGGTCACATCGGCATCCGGAACGGGGAAGAGGCCTTCGATCTCGACTTCCGCGGGTGGTTGCGTCTCGTTATCGCCGGCCATATAGACGGCGTAAACCGTGTTCGTGTCTTTTTTGCGGGTGAAGCCGAGCGGGCCGGATTTATAGGGCGGATGGGCTCGCGTGCCGTAAATGGCCTCGCCGTTCACATCCAGCCATGTCCCCACGGCTTCGAGAAGAGTGTAGGCGCCTTCAGGCCACTTTCCGTCGGGACCGGGGGCGATATTGAGCAGAAGGTTTCCGCCTTTGGCCGCGATATCGACAAGCATATGAATAGCCTTGCGCGGCGTCATGAATTCGGCGCCGGGCACCCAGGACCATCCGCCGCCTGCGATGATGCAGGACTCCCACGGATAGGGCAGCATCCGGTCCGGCACGGTGTTTTCGGGCGTCAGGTAGTTCTGGTTGGGACCCCGGACCGCCCGGTCGACGACGATGAGTCCGGGCTGCTTTTCCCGCGCCCGGGCGGCCAGCTCGTCCATCCGGATATCCTGGTTGATGATCCGATTCTTGATGAACCCCGAAGGCGCGTCCGCGTGCCGTCGTTCATAACCGGCCGCGATCTGTTCCGGCGTTTTTTTGCTCACCCATCCGCCGTCGAGCCAGAGAATGTCCACGCGGCCGTAGTCCGTCATCAGCTCGAGAATCTGATTGTGGGTGAACTCCACGAATTTCTCCCACTTTTCAGGATAGAGTTCCGGATCGTAATTCACATTCCGGTCGAGCGGGGGGAAATAGGGATCCCAGTAATGTTCCGAATGCCAGTCGGGTTTGGAGAAATAGGCTCCGGCCCACAGCCCCTCGGCCCGGAACGCATCGAATATCGCCCGGGTGACATCGGCTTTCGGGTGAACATGAAAGGGACATTCGGGGTCCGTGATCTTGTAGTCGGTGTGCTTTGAATCGAACATGCAGAACCCGTCATGGTGCTTGGTCGTGAAGACGACGTATTTCATTCCGGCGCGCCGGGCGGCCTCGGCCCATCTTTCGGGCTCGAAGCCCACGGGATTGAAGGACAGCTTCAGGTTTTCGTATTCTTTCTTGTAGGTGAAGTAATCTTCGGGGCGGCTCCCCTTGCGTCGTTCGCACCAGCCGTAATCCTCCGGGCAGATCGACCACGATTCGACGATGCCCCATTGGCTGTAGGGGCCCCAATGCATCAGCAGTCCGAATTTCAGGTCCTGCCACGCCTCGAGTTTTTCAAGCACCAGGGGATCCGTGGGGCGGACATATCCCGAGGTTTCGTCTTCGGAAAGGACCGCCGCACTCATGACGATCGCCGGGAGAAGAAATAAAAGCCCGATTTTTTTTGACATGGAAGGCACCTCGCGCCGATCATTCCGGGTTCAGTATAAGACAATTCCGGATGCATCGACAATCTTTGCCCTTAACGGGCGGCGCATTCGCCCTCCGGATTGACTGAATGGGAGATTTGACGGCGTTCCCGCTGCGTGAATTGACTTTCCCACGGCGGAAAACTATTCTGGCTTCATGCGCTCCCGCAGAAAAACCGCAGTTCGACCTCTTCAGGGGCGGCGGATGAGAGGGAAGACATCATGAGAATATCCATAGGGTTTTTCATTCTGGCGGCCCTTGCGGCCGGTTTGTTCGCCGAGCCGCCTCTCGGCGGGAACACGACGCTGGTCAACGGTTTTGCCGAGAAAGTCTCGGGACAGGATTTCATCTACCATTCTTCCATCCCCATGGCCCGGGAGAGCCTGCTCATCCGGGCGACCGACGGGAACTCGGTCATGGAATGGACAACCGCGCCGGCGCCCGATCGCCTCCCCACCGAATACGTCTCTTTTGTCTGGCTGGCCGGAATCGGTTCTTCACCGGGGAGAGCCGGTTTCGATCTGGCCGTTGACGGGGTTCACACCTTCACCTTTTGGACGGATGGCGGAGAGGAGTGGGAACTCGTCTCCGGGGACGGTGCGATTCTCCGGTTTCGGCAGAACATGGTCGACCAGCACGGCGACCGGTTCGGATTCATGTTCCTGACGATCCCGGCCGAAAGGGTCAAGGCCGGCGCGCCTCTTTCCATCAAGGCGACCGGCGGAAACTTCGGAAAATCCTCCTGGTATATGACATTCATGTTTCCCCTGGAAAGCGGGCTGAGCTTCAGGGCTCTTCCGGCTCTTGTTGAAAGCCCGGGACAAACCCATCAGGTCGGAATCGCCGGGATTCTCCATTTCGGGGGACCGGACACGGCCAGGATCTCGATCGGAGGGAATCCGGTCAAGGAAATCGCCGTGAATTTCGGATACACCCACGCCAGAGTTCAGTGGCCCGCCGTCGATGAGAAGACCCGGCTGCCGTATCGGCTGGACCTCGCCGGACAAACATGGGAAGGGAATCTCGAAATCCGCCCCGTCCGGCGCTGGCGCGTCAACTTCGTCCAGCACACGCATACCGACATCGGTTATACCCGGCCCCAGACGGAGATCCTGTCGGAGCATCTGCGGTTCATCGACTATGCTCTGGACTATTGCGACCTGACCGACGATCTTCCGGACGAGGCGAAATTCCGGTGGACATGCGAGGCCTCCTGGGCGGTGGACGAATACCTGAGAAGCCGCCCCTCCTCCCAGGTCGAACGCCTGTTGAAAAGGGTGGGCGAGGGCCGGATCGAAATCACCGGCATGTTTTTCAATTTCGATGAGCTGCCCGACGAACAGACTCTGGCCGCCTCACTTCGGCCCCTGAGCAGGTTCCGGGATCTCGGTCTGGATGTCAAAACCGCCATGCAGAACGACGTCAACGGCATCGCCTGGTGTCTCAATGACACTTTCCATGATCTGGGCGTAAAATACCTGAACATGGGCACGCACGGCCACCGGGCGCTCATCTGTTTCGACAAACCGACCCTGTTCTGGTGGGAGTCGCCGTCGGGAAAACGCATGCTGGCCTATCGCGCCGAACATTACATGACCGGCAACACGGTTTTCAAAATCCATGCCGGCGATTTCCGGGTGTTCGAGGAGGAACTCCTGGCCTACCTGGCCGGACTCGAAAACAAGGGCTATGAGTATGACGTCATCTCCATTCAACATTCGGGTTACCTCACGGACAACGCTCCGCCGTCGACATTCGCGAGCGACATGATCCGGCGGTGGAACGACACCTACTCCTGGCCGAAACTGAAAACGGCTTCGGCGACCGAGTTCTTCGAAGAAATGGAAGCCCGCCACGGCGATTCTTTCCCGGTCATCCGGGGCGCCTGGCCCGACT of the Acidobacteriota bacterium genome contains:
- a CDS encoding M14 family metallopeptidase, whose product is MSTQVKLIAVILALLVSIPAAAGADSPPETGELNFHRNHLNDEVVAYLKWVVKTYPHIARLHTIGKSYLGKDLLVLEITHQKNGKPAEKPGFWIDGNLHASEVMGAEVCLKQIDTMVRQYGKDPAITHIVNTRTTYIMPKLNPDGSDHYLTRPDGMRSSVRPYDDDGDGLFDEDPPEDLNGDGHITQMRVRDETGPWKTSPDDPRLLVRAKEDEKGEWRVYSEGIDNDSDGRFNEDGVGGLDINRNWPAQWQQDYLQPRGGLYPLSEPETRAVADFLLAHPNITGVVNHHMAGNFLYRPPSNRIFNPVTGEEEFFPPEDEAVYQMFGNKYSELINKQPVRKVFGRGGPPRHGAIWGVMMDWAYYHFGVISWVPEMGSLHHFCDDDEDGRVTDLERLRWNDTEMDGRIFVDWEPYDHPQLGRIEIGGFISKLWDTEYQRYTNLMTLPHPFYFDLLEKHTQWNLYLIAMSPFVRITDVKVAPGEAGYFKVSASIQNQGFLPSNVTQQAVNNGTAKTVKAVIALNGAELAAGSEAIDLGHLPGNRSEPVTVEWMVRATGKKPAEVVIRSVSEKGGTDTRKVSLMSKSTR
- a CDS encoding zinc-dependent metalloprotease, translating into MAITRPLLSRGLILISVFAVISAVSLPTAAWAVPKIEEKTAGMVKRDGFFPLYWDETAGILWLEIPKLETELLYISALSAGVGSNDIGLDRGQLGGTRLVKFRRVGPQILMVQPNTRFRAAHGDADARRAVEDSFATSILWGFRVAAETRERVLVDATDFLLRDAHGVVHRLRPAVFRLDRSRSAVDMPRTKVFPKNTEMEVTLTFVADGVTTGAGGGFEKGALGYVAPSADAVTVRQRHSLVELPDDGFKPRRFDPRSGFGAISYEDASVPLGEPITQSFIRRHRLEKKDPAADISDPVKPIIYYVDRGAPEPMRTALIEGAAWWNQAFEAAGFRNAFRVELLPEDADSLDVRYNMIQWVHRSTRGWSYGGGVTDPRTGEIIKGHVTICSLRVRQTYLMAEGLLSPYITGDETPPELEAMALARLRQLSAHEVGHAIGFGHNYYESTRGRISVMEYPHPLVTLRDDGTIDLSDAYSEGIGEWDKVAVAWGYRHFPPGVDEDKALDDLIDQARERDLIYLSNQDVDLHPRVDAWANGVDAAEGLVRMMKVRRAALDRFGENAVRRGRPLALIEEALVPLYLHHRYQTEAAISALGGLEYVYAIRGDGRDPMKTPVSAGRQHAALEAVLGTLRPSELALPASILEKLPPRPSGFGRHRELFPRTTGLVFDPLAPALVSADLTVSMILHPERAARLVSQKALDPNLPGLGEAVDRLIEVGFDTRSSNAYEAEIARGTGRVIADRLMVLAATASLPQVRAIVSHRLERLRDRLKRKDGTDDDTAHFRLVSADITRFLERPAESFRMPAFPAAPPGAPIGDPGLRWLSPWDTWIREYLEHENPGRN
- a CDS encoding C-GCAxxG-C-C family protein, with amino-acid sequence MMNNKKIKDFSRRDFLWTLSGLAAAPAVFSQTLVAGQDKPKIPITELFSPEEWERLKKSVMASEIDGYFGHGYSCAEAMLLVALRRLELDEKTVWASAAYGGGLGQKDLCGFLTGGIMAVGMADGKMPLERREAKKLCSAVAKEFWEWWKSEYPLRCECIVIKEEDRAKCRPMGPRVAAELEELLTRFA
- a CDS encoding alpha-L-fucosidase, which codes for MSKKIGLLFLLPAIVMSAAVLSEDETSGYVRPTDPLVLEKLEAWQDLKFGLLMHWGPYSQWGIVESWSICPEDYGWCERRKGSRPEDYFTYKKEYENLKLSFNPVGFEPERWAEAARRAGMKYVVFTTKHHDGFCMFDSKHTDYKITDPECPFHVHPKADVTRAIFDAFRAEGLWAGAYFSKPDWHSEHYWDPYFPPLDRNVNYDPELYPEKWEKFVEFTHNQILELMTDYGRVDILWLDGGWVSKKTPEQIAAGYERRHADAPSGFIKNRIINQDIRMDELAARAREKQPGLIVVDRAVRGPNQNYLTPENTVPDRMLPYPWESCIIAGGGWSWVPGAEFMTPRKAIHMLVDIAAKGGNLLLNIAPGPDGKWPEGAYTLLEAVGTWLDVNGEAIYGTRAHPPYKSGPLGFTRKKDTNTVYAVYMAGDNETQPPAEVEIEGLFPVPDADVTLLGAAGTLTWEKTGRGFRIRIPEAVRKSPPCREAWVFKFTIR
- a CDS encoding M20/M25/M40 family metallo-hydrolase, which translates into the protein MKINEVLYLILAVLIIANGLGAESPARRSLADALEDPRVQAALSRLDGNAGKMAADLAEIGAIPSPSGSEHERAAAVAAMMREIGLSDVRVDEIPNAVGRIPGRSGRTLVFISTLDDLETVAEHQRRAGGPPRVEDDRVIGPGVNTSSITISMLAAAEAFVKSGIEPEHDLIFAAVAQEETGLMGMRKIYADTRDGALGFIDILGDGRSISYGAIGIHWWKVAASGPPGHSLGGGLPNVNQGIGRAVDRILSLPHPARETALRTVVNVGILRSGAVFNHKPENGWFSLDIRSLDMGVIAAVEETVRAVLDEVSAETGIAFQMEPFQLTPGGQIPDAVNSPLVETAVDVSRHLGYEPRLGNAGSSNMNIAIGGGTPAIGLGGSRGGQRGFPDEWADIPAMVRSAKHVFLLAAALGGAANPGLPNARFSSGRPSR